The Ziziphus jujuba cultivar Dongzao chromosome 1, ASM3175591v1 genome segment TATTAGACCAGCCACTCGTCCATTGTACGTTGCTCTTGCTTCATCAGGCATAACCTGTACACCTGCAccatatataaattgttaaagtcatgcaaaatgatttattttaacCAAAGACAAGTACTTatctaattatattaaaatcctCACCTGTACAATTTGCTTCCGCAATGACTCATTGAATGAAGCAGCGCGGAGGGAAGCTAGTGGCCCTAGGGTAGTCTCCACCAAAGTTAGTTCCCAGACCCACAGCGGACACACCATGGAGAGCCTCTGAGGCTCAGACCACCACTCATAGCTTGGAATACCGAGCCTTGGCACAGCTATAGCATTATTCACCAGCAACTTGATCTTTTCTTGCAATGTCAACCGTCTGATCAAGTCATTCACTCTTTCTTGTATGGGAAGCGACACAACTGCAGAACTTCAAGCTCTTTATGAGCAGGTCTGTGGGTCGCATGCAAAGGGCTTTCTAGCTTCTTCAGTATTTGTATGCAATGAAAGACATACAAAGAAGAACAGGGATAATCGAAAATGAGTTGGTGTTATAAGCCACAACAATGATGTGTTTCAATAGATGGGGTTTGTGTTTTAATATTGTGTAGATGAatggtgtgtgtatatatttgtatacatAGGTTTGGATATGGCGCTGATATGGAAGAGCAAAGGATTTCATGGTTCACTTCAGTTTCAACATCGAATAAGCGAAACAGAAAAGTATGACTGAAAGAACCATTATTAGCCGCAACCTTGTAATTCAATATAAAAGATTAGGATTGAGATTTAGccagaaagggaaaaaaaaaaaaatcaactcgtttatataaagggaaaaaggaaacaaaaataattaacaaaaaattataatagtaagTTAGGGTGTCACATGTTGGATAATGTCATTTACTTACAAGTTCAACcaacataaaattattaataacaactttttattatatatatatatatatatataatttcattttccTTGAGGCATGCTTCAAAGTAAGTTAAGAAGAAAGTGGCTCACAGGATCACACAGGTCGATTACACAACCAAATAAAGTCAGAAGGACGACTAAATAATGAATCATGTATATGCTTAGTACTAATTTGATTACCTAAGTTTTCATGCTAAAAGTAATTTAGTTTTCATGATCTGCGGAAATCGCTTTTAAAGCtcgttaatattaatattaatattgtgaAAGCTCAATGATTTTTTATCTATACAGCTTTGTTATTTTAGAATATCGGTGAGCCTTTAAACTTTCTTTAATATGGGCTTTAAAGAACAACACTCTGTTTTACAAGTTAAATAACACtctgctttattttttaaactttagtactttttatatgaatatatatatatatatatatattaatcctgctccatataaattattaaataaaaggtCATAACTTCTAGGTTTCATTAGGTTCATGGACGATAGAAGTTTTCATACGATTATTAACGGAAAAAGGTATCTTCATCTAAAAAATCCCACAATGTGTTTCATAGAAATCTGAAAATAGTTTCCAAACttagaaacatatataaatatatatttaatgaaataaaagataaaatcagagagagggaaaaaaaaccgagagagagagagagttgaaaaaaaggaatagtatgatatgataaaaataGGAGAACCATGTCAACTTTTGAACGATTTTGAAGGCGCtaggaaataaaattttgatttattcatatttataactaattctAATTAAGAATATTGTAAAAGTTACACTcccaaaagtaaataaataaggcccccaatattattaaacaacaaagctcttttttttttttttttttttggggttggcGGGGGTAAATAATAAGAAAGATCTTTAGATAACTGATTATTCTGGCAGCAGTTTTCAAGCATTAAATTAAGCGGTTTGAAAGTTCATGAAAACAAATTACTACTTTTATTTGGCAAGATATCTTAGGTCAGCCATCAGCAAGACAAATTAAGtttataatatgatatttttctATCGGCTACGCTACCCTTTTGGATTCATTTGGGTGTCCAATTTGCCAAATACTTAATTAGAGCCGCCGCCTCATTGACTTatctagaaaaatactaatttatCATTTACATTGAAGAATGCCcaaccaaaattatatatatatactgatatAAAGttgtatattttcttaatctatttaaaattttaatacaacaaaaattaaaaaaaaaaatctgttaaaaatttattaagataTCGAGATAGGGAGGGCaatgaatattttatgtttgataCATAATGTTTGATTGAATTGATGAAGTGTCATATTTTCCAACATGACATCGTAACTCTTAGCTAGTTTGTTTCTtaaccattttttgtttttttgtttttaccccCTCAATTATTAATGGATAGACATTCTACTGGTCTAGTTTCCTTTTCCCCTTAATATAAAAAAGGTAGTTTTTGGAAAACTTATCCATTTCAATCAGTTTCTGCTAGTCTAATGTCCCGTTGACCACCAACGACCAAAAGACATCGTTATTtacttaattaatattaactTTGAGTAAATTTAGCAACAAGGTTGTGGCTAATAATAGTAATCTCACGCACATACTTCTCTATTTAGCATGTTGAACATGCGGGAAACTAATCAATTCCAATCTCATGAAAACATCTTTCTGTTACATCATCACCATCAGCCATATCCAAACACAACCTATATATACGTAACATATACACAACCTTCATGTACTTAATATTCAAACACAAACCccattaattgaaaaatatcatTGCCATGGCTTATAAGAGCAACTCATTTTTTATTCTCTCTGTTGTCTTCTTCTTATGCCTATCATGGAGTACAAATACGGGAGAAGCTCGACAGCCCTTCGCATGCGACCCGCAAAACCCGCTCACAAAGAGCTTGAAGTTTTGTAGTGCATCGCTTCCCATACAAAAAAGAGTGGATGACTTAATCGGACGATTAACGTTGGAGGAAAAGATCAAGCTGCTGGTGGATAATGCAACAGCTGTGCCACGGCTCGGCATTCAAAGCTATGAGTGGTGGTCTGAGGCTCTCCATGGTGTCTCGAATGTGGGTCCCGGAACTAACTTTGGTGGGGACTTCCCTGGGGCAACTAGCTTCCCTCAAGTCATCACCACCGCTGCTTCATTCAATGAGTCATTGTGGGAGCAAATCGGACAGGTGAGGATTCAACATAATTAGATAAGTACTTAGTCTTTGGTTAAATAAATCAACTTATTAGATAAGTATGTACTTGGAAAGACATTAGCAATTTATATATAGTGGGGGTGTACAGGTTGTGTCTGATGAAGCAAGAGCAATGTACAATGGAGGAGCGGCTGGTCTAACATACTGGAGCCCAAATGTGAATGTACTTCGTGACCCTCGTTGGGGGAGATGCCAAGAGACTCCCGGTGAAGACCCTTTCTTGTCGGCCAAATATGCTGCTAGATATGTCATGGGACTCCAAGGTAATGCAGAGGGAGATCGTCTCAAGGTTGCTGCATGTTGCAAACATTACACTGCATACGATCTTGATAATTGGAATGGCATTGACCGCTACCATTTCAATGCCAGGGTATGTACCAAATTCcttgttttaaaataaagataattttggTCGCAAATAGAAATGGGATGACCAGGGTCATACATTctgtcataatatatatatatatatatatatctccacAGGTTAGCAAGCAGGATCTAGAGGAAACATATAATGTACCATTCAAAGGTTGTGTGGGGGAAGGGAAAGTTGCGAGTGTAATGTGCTCATATAATCAGGTGAATGGAAAGCCCACCTGTGCTGATCCTGATCTCCTTAAGAACACAATTCGTGGTGAATGGCAGCTCAATGGGTGAGTTCCATCACCTTAATGCATCATAGCTTGCGTGGTCCACATCGTTTGATGGCTTAACTTGATCTTCTCTCATTTTATCTCTAGCTATAACCATTTTCTCATCTATATGTGCTCAAATAGGTATATTGTCTCGGATTGTGATTCCGTAGATGTCCTATATAAGTATCAAAACTATACTAGAACACCACAAGAAGCAGCTGCAGTATCTATTAAAGCAGGTTTACcatttttcatcttttcttctctttataaattttgatcCCTTAGTCTAAAAAGTACGGTAAAATCCAgaatttcttttagaaaaactTGGACAAATTCCTTGTTCTCAAGTTTACTTGCTAATATCACTCTCAGGTCTAGATTTGGACTGCGGGGTATTTTTATCAGACCATACAGAAGAGGCTGTAAAAGCAGGACTGGTAAGTGAGAATGACTTGAACAATGCCTTGGTTAACACAATCAGTGTCCAGATGAGACTGGGAATGTTTGATGGTGAACCATCAGCACATCCATTCGGCAATTTAGGTCCTAAAGACGTTTGCACGAAAGACCATCAACAACTAGCTCTTGAGGCAGCCCGTCAAGGAATTGTTCTGCTTAAAAATCGTCGAAAGACCCTTCCACTCTCCAGACGTCAAAAAACTGTAGCTGTCATTGGGCCCAATTCTAATGTCACTGATACCATGATAGGAAACTATGCTGGTGGGTTTATTATTTATACATCTAGTTCTACttctaaaagataaaaattgtcTTAACCATTGTAATATGTTTTTGTATAGGTGTTCCATGTGGTTACATCACACCTTTACAAGGCATTCAAAAGTACAGTCAGACCATCCACCAACCAGGATGCACCAATGTTGCTTGCAATGATGATCAACAGTTCGAACTAGCAGAGGCTGCAGCTCGACAGGCTGATGCCACAGTACTAGTAATGGGGCTTGACCTGTCCATTGAAGCAGAGTCTAGGGATAGAACAGGTTTGCTTTTACCAGGAGACCAACAAGAGCTTGTATATAGAGTGTCCAGGGCTTCCAAAGGCCCAACCATATTGGTTTTGATGTCTGGTGGTCCAATTGATGTGTCATTTGCCAAGAAAGATAAACATATCGATGCAATTCTTTGGGTTGGATATCCTGGTCAAGCTGGTGGAGCTGCCATTGCTGATGTTCTCTTTGGAACTACCAATccaggtaatacaaatatatatatatttatatatatgcacgtatatgtatatgtatacattttatACATAATTATGCTTGTCATATTCTACTTAATAAGCTGCATGCCTTGTGACAATTTAGGAGGAAAGCTTCCAATGACATGGTACCCAGAGAGCTACCTAGCCAAGGTACCAATGACTAATATGCAAATGAGAGCAAACCCAAAAAGAGGCTACCCAGGCAGAACTTACCGATTCTATAAAGGTCCTGTTGTTTTCCCTTTCGGCTATGGGTTGAGTTTTACCACTTTTGACACGAAACTAGTCCAAGCTCCATCTCAGCTTTCCCTGCCCATTTCTGCCACACTAACCGACTCAACCACTTTAAGCACTACCTATGCCCTAAGTCTCACCCACACCAACTGCAATTCACTTTCATTGCCACTCCATATCGATGTCAAGAACAATGGAACCGTAGATGGGACACACACCCTTCTTGTCTTCTCCACCCCACCTGCCGGAACATGGTCGGCCAACAAGCATTTGGTGGGTTTCCAGAAGGTTCATGTTGCTGTTGGGTCTGTGCAAAGGGTTACGGTGGATGTTGATGTGTGCAAACACCTTAGTGTTGTCGACAAGTCTGGGGTTCGAACAATTCCATTGGGTGAACATCAAATTCATATCGGAGGAGATGGAGTTGGAGATCTCAAGCATTCGATCTCTTTGCATGCGGgttcaacaaatattaagtCTTAGAAATGTATCAAAAACAGCTACCCCAtcaagttttcatttttattttctaacaagCAATTAATCGTGTATTTATTGACACGGAAAGGAACGCATGAGATGTAATGTATTTGTATAAAGATAACAAGTGAGCTTATTTATGCTCTATGGTTAGCCTTCAAATATGcggtaaaatattatatagctTTCTGATATGTGGTAAAATAGCGTTCATTCCATTTGGCTTATGTTTTCTTGAATaccatatattatatgaaagtTAATCATGATCGAAATACAACGTCcaaagtttttaatttgttttaaaggAGAAATACAAACTTATATAAAGTTTAAGTTTTTAATGTCCCATTAAAACTACCTAGATGATAATGACCACTGGTAAAAAGTAATataagatatttattttaatggctagcttattaaaaaaaaaaaaagtttaaatttttaattaatactcGAAAGTTACATTATGTTATATTTATTCTGAGGgtcattttttttctaatttttgttttcccttttttgttttcctttctttccttttatcaataatattaaagtcTATTGTTTTAagagtaaataaaatatatcctataaaaaataaataaaagaagtgtaaataaaacaaatgtgagtataaaattttaaattgtttttcggTTGATTTTagtgatttttgtttttatcatatatgttaaattgaaaaatgaagatCTTTCAACCATATGCCATATCGAATAGATGACAATCATAACAGTTTTTGATCttcataaatgaaaaataaggcTTTCCAAGTTCAAATTTGAATCATTCTATAttggacttaaaaaaaaatgcaaacggTCAATGGTATCctttatatgttaaaaatataattttcattttatagtgAGTACTTAATGACATGACAAGTGTTGAGGATGGTTGTGCATTCAAAAGTTTTAATATTaacttaataataaaaaagacattcttaaaatttgattaatatattttcattttgtattGAAACCttacattgaaaatatattCCTCATAAATCAACTTTGTATAtatcaaggttcaaaatttcgaTGTCGGTAGAAATATCAAatgttcaaaatatgaaaatttctattcGAATATCGAAATTTatctaatataaataaaaattcatagaaaatgatggaaatttattttaaaaaatagaaatttttatttaaatttagaattggcttatttaaacaatcagttatcaaattgattataaaaattgcaaaaatattgaatagatattatatttcttttaatcaatttagtTTATAGTAAACGGTaacgatcataaataaattattattgataaaaatatgcaaaaaaaaaaatatatatatatatatatatatatatatatatttgataaattgtttattaattaagataaaacaatcattacaattacattatatttcataaatcatctcaatactcataaaactcttagataattgaaaattatcagTATTTTTCTCGTTCTTATTTTTACATgtaaaatgtgaaaaataattattaaaatatgtatctccttaataattttttatgtaattattaatatgtcaactatAAGGATCTTGTATGAAACGTAGTTGTTCTttatatttagtataatatattatatcgtctttttatttttatttctttaatgttatttatttaaatactatcaatatcaattctacataatattgtatttatatattattattttatattattatttttcattcttatataatcaattattaacttgcaattatgtattttaataaatctatcttatacaaaatatatagtaattatatatatatatatatacatgtatatattatcaatgaatATAACTTATTAAAGTTATTCAATTCACTTCGttttatttatacaaatttatacaaaatatgCAATGATTATAAATCCATTACtgtatattttgtaattatacaaaatatatagtaattatAAATCGATCttatacaaattttcaaatacacAAACTTCCGTGAATGCAAAATTTGTGTATTTGaaaattagcattttttttttttttaacatcctGGTTGAAAAGTTTGATATATAATGTTGGAATGATATGACATATGGTTGAAAGATCTTCAGTTTTTAATGATGTGGaggtaaattttcaaattttcaaccaGGATGTAAAcgaaaaaaaatacacaaattTTACCTTCACGGAAATTTGTGTATTTGTCAAAATCCGTGAAGgttaaatttgtatatttgaaaatttgtgttttttttttttttttttacatgccCAAAAGCTCGTTAAAACCCAAAAGTACATATACATAAGGTGGCAACTATATTTACAagctaacatatatatatatatatatacaaaccaaggtttaaaatatccaaatttttctcgaattttctttgaaatttttattttttaaggggtcgaaataaaatttataaaaatagatagaatttccataatatacatccaaatttatgaaaattgaaatttccatagaaatttccttcaaaatatctatatcaaatccttaacaatttgattaaaaaatcaataatatccatcaaaattttaaaaatttccatgaaaattttgaaaatatctataaattttttttaataaaaatttaaaaatattactgatgtttagtaaattagtttaccaaataaattttagtcataatttatttttaaccttttatttttttaatatttaataatataaataaaatgaaaaaaattgaattcaataattttaataagttttattcattgataatatatatatatatatatatatataattactatatattgtatataagatagatttattaaaatacataattgtaagttaataattgattatataacaatgtaaaataataatattaaataataatatataaataaaatattatgtaaaattgatattgatagtatttaaatatataacattcaagaaataaaaataaaaagatgatataATATAGGATCCTTatggttgatatattaataactacataaaaaattattaaggagatacatattttaataattatttttcacattttacatgtcaaaataagaacaagaaaaatactgataattttcaattatctaagagttttatgagtattgagatgatttatgaaatataatgtaattgtaatgattgttttatcttaattaataaacaatttatcaaatatatatatatatatatatattttttttttttgcatatttttatcaataataatttatttatgatcgttACCGTTTACTATAAactaaattgattaaaagaaatataatatctattcaatatttttgcaatttttataatcaatttgataactgattgtttaaataagccaattctaaatttaaataaaaatttctattttttaaaataaatttccatcattttctatgaatttttatttatattagatAAATTTCGATATTCgcatagaaattttcatattttgaacatTTGATATTTCTACCGACAtcgaaattttgaaccttgatgTATACAAAGTTGATTTATGAGGaatatattttcaatgtaaGGTTTCAATACAAAAtggaaatatattaatcaaattttaagaatgtcttttttattattaagttAATATTAAAACGTTTGAATGCACAACCATCCTCAACACTTGTCATGTCATTAAGTACTcactataaaatgaaaattatatttttaacatataaagGATATCATTGAccgtttgcattttttttttaagtccaaTATAGAATGATTCAAATTTGAACTTGGAAAgccttatttttcatttatgaaGATCAAAAACTGTTATGATTGTCATCTATTCGATATGGCATATGGTTGAAAGatcttcatttttcaatttaacatatatgataaaaaaaaaatcactaaaatcaaccgaaaaacaatttaaaattttatactcacatttgttttatttacacttcttttatttattttttataggatatattttatttactctTAA includes the following:
- the LOC107430590 gene encoding beta-D-xylosidase 1 — translated: MAYKSNSFFILSVVFFLCLSWSTNTGEARQPFACDPQNPLTKSLKFCSASLPIQKRVDDLIGRLTLEEKIKLLVDNATAVPRLGIQSYEWWSEALHGVSNVGPGTNFGGDFPGATSFPQVITTAASFNESLWEQIGQVVSDEARAMYNGGAAGLTYWSPNVNVLRDPRWGRCQETPGEDPFLSAKYAARYVMGLQGNAEGDRLKVAACCKHYTAYDLDNWNGIDRYHFNARVSKQDLEETYNVPFKGCVGEGKVASVMCSYNQVNGKPTCADPDLLKNTIRGEWQLNGYIVSDCDSVDVLYKYQNYTRTPQEAAAVSIKAGLDLDCGVFLSDHTEEAVKAGLVSENDLNNALVNTISVQMRLGMFDGEPSAHPFGNLGPKDVCTKDHQQLALEAARQGIVLLKNRRKTLPLSRRQKTVAVIGPNSNVTDTMIGNYAGVPCGYITPLQGIQKYSQTIHQPGCTNVACNDDQQFELAEAAARQADATVLVMGLDLSIEAESRDRTGLLLPGDQQELVYRVSRASKGPTILVLMSGGPIDVSFAKKDKHIDAILWVGYPGQAGGAAIADVLFGTTNPGGKLPMTWYPESYLAKVPMTNMQMRANPKRGYPGRTYRFYKGPVVFPFGYGLSFTTFDTKLVQAPSQLSLPISATLTDSTTLSTTYALSLTHTNCNSLSLPLHIDVKNNGTVDGTHTLLVFSTPPAGTWSANKHLVGFQKVHVAVGSVQRVTVDVDVCKHLSVVDKSGVRTIPLGEHQIHIGGDGVGDLKHSISLHAGSTNIKS